One stretch of Ooceraea biroi isolate clonal line C1 chromosome 4, Obir_v5.4, whole genome shotgun sequence DNA includes these proteins:
- the LOC105282646 gene encoding protein downstream neighbor of son homolog codes for MIVLAVHKPMAEPQNGGTLEWTHPDQVMRLHRMKLKKRALQARMNKNTSTGQHVAKDLNEFNSNSSGSQHVSQKRKNPFVISETNKKAKDTLSATLEVSNDNTLFELLKLNGQREEKTSTGVSVDNSLTFANVLAKLESTSQTPDLNAPTGAAYIPIDWTLKTKMRFMSLKPFPWNGKLKTSEEASGTTGFVRCLNIGEKETTLDTSPNARFHQCCLIWQHPSLPWLELFPRSAGKVSAALASNIGIANNQCIKDALNREWCNSFRSLFHLLRAGQCPYFYVCANTFTVLFRAAGVCGLSEIHALVTPTTRGFRQSLKQQEIEYSMPLRKDSKRRSDTGDSDSKTVDAASETQTTNHRQEGDDYEEEEEDEAQDAWLESLGIENSEIQRINNSQARMTLEKESEVDNLRQSLVFVRGVEAQALFNFLINCKSATAATGALGGVPPTLLSPTAFHGATLKPLKIRESVVRVDNDKYYSLELNGPLLPHVLPSLCHLMKSSQLEQYSASCAQLAPTIPFTMAKHGTDQRVNVTEGEDQSSARVPLNVFGQENLSDCGFNEELLGHFCSPDPTRIDVLESIKCFNGLYTWS; via the exons ATGATAGTGTTAGCTGTACACAAGCCAATGGCAGAACCTCAGAATGGGGGCACGCTGGAGTGGACACATCCCGATCAAGTGATGCGGCTGCATCGtatgaaattaaagaaacgtGCGCTTCAAGCACGTATGAATAAAAACACGAGCACTGGCCAGCACGTCGCCAAGGATCTAAACGAGTTCAATTCCAATAGCAGCGGGTCTCAGCATGTGTCTCAGAAACGTAAGAACCCCTTTGTGATCAGTGAAACGAACAAGAAAGCAAAAGATACACTATCAGCCACATTGGAAGTCAGTAACGATAACACGTTGTTTGAATTACTGAAACTCAACGGCCAACGAGAGGAGAAGACTAGCACGGGAGTGTCTGTGGACAATTCTCTGACGTTTGCCAACGTTCTGGCAAAACTAGAATCGACTAGTCAGACTCCTGACCTGAATGCTCCAACGGGCGCAGCCTACATTCCTATAGATTGGACGTTGAAGACTAAGATGAGGTTCATGTCTTTGAAGCCTTTCCCGTGGAATGGCAAACTCAAGACGAGCGAGGAGGCGTCCGGTACTACAGGATTCGTCAGATGCCTGAATATTggggagaaagagacaacTTTGGACACTAGCCCAAATGCAAG gtTTCATCAGTGCTGCTTGATATGGCAGCATCCTTCCCTACCGTGGTTAGAACTATTTCCTCGCTCCGCTGGGAAAGTAAGTGCCgctctcgcaagtaacatagGCATAGCGAACAATCAGTGTATAAAAGACGCATTGAACAGGGAATGGTGCAACAGCTTTAGATCCTTGTTCCACTTGTTGCGAGCGGGGCAGTGTCCATACTTTTACGTCTGCGCGAATACTTTTACGGTGCTGTTTCGTGCCGCTGGCGTTTGCGGATTGTCGGAGATTCATGCCCTCGTCACGCCCACGACACGTGGATTTCGTCAATCCCTGAAGCAACAAG AAATAGAGTACTCTATGCCATTGAGGAAAGACTCTAAACGACGATCCGATACGGGAGATTCTGACTCTAAGACCGTAGACGCTGCGTCTGAGACGCAGACGACAAATCATCGGCAGGAAGGTGACGAttacgaggaggaagaggaggatgaGGCTCAGGACGCGTGGCTTGAGAGTttaggaatagaaaattcagaaattcaAAGAATTAACAACTCGCAG GCAAGAATGACtctggagaaagagagcgaggtGGACAACCTGCGGCAATCCCTCGTGTTTGTAAGAGGGGTGGAGGCGCAGGCGTTGttcaactttttaattaattgcaaatcaGCCACAGCGGCGACTGGTGCGTTAGGTGGCGTCCCTCCTACGCTTTTATCACCAACGGCTTTTCACGGTGCTACGTTAAAACCACTCAAG ATCCGGGAAAGCGTGGTGCGTGTTGACAACGACAAATATTACTCGCTCGAATTGAACGGGCCTCTTTTGCCGCACGTGCTACCATCTCTTTGCCATTTGATGAAATCTAGTCAATTGGAGCAGTACTCGGCAAGTTGCGCGCAGCTGGCACCGACAATTCCGTTTACGATGGCAAAGCACGGCACTG atCAACGAGTGAACGTCACCGAGGGAGAGGATCAGAGTAGCGCGAGGGTACCGCTCAATGTCTTTGGGCAAGAAAATTTGAGCGACTGCGGGTTCAACGAGGAGTTGCTAGGTCACTTCTGCAGTCCCGACCCAACCAGAATAGATGTTTTAGagagtataaaatgtttcaacGGATTATACACATGGTCGTGA